In Heliangelus exortis chromosome 27, bHelExo1.hap1, whole genome shotgun sequence, the genomic window CCTGCTCCGagctggggggggctggggggggggtgtaatcccgcccccccccccccccatattGAAGATTTCCCCAAGGAAAGGCAATTTTTGGCACAGCAGCCTGGATGTGGTGGTGACACTAAAATTCCCCGATTTTTCCCCCAAGGGAACAGCCCTGGATGGAGCCCGCAGCCCCCCccggggggaggtggggggaccCCAgagtgggtgggggggggggtgacacctccacgctccccaaaacgtcccctcccccctgtccccaaggtGCCCGGGGGATGCAGCCCCTcagccaccccctcccctccatcacccaccccactgcccccctccccaaaccccccttccccccagcccccccggccccccctttctccctgcctgtcccccccGTCCCCCTTTCCTTCAGCCCTGCACCCCCAGACCCACCACAACCCCTGCACCCAAACCCTCCCGGGGGGACGTGGGGGGACCCCAgagtgggggggaggggaggtgacACCTCCACGCTCCCCAAAAcgccccccccccaccctgtccccaaggTGCCCCAGGGACGCTGCCCCTcagccaccccctcccctccatcacccaccccacttcccccctccccccgaacccccctttccccctgcctgtcccccccaccctcctTTACCTTCAGCCCTGCACCCCCGGACCTGCCTGTCCCCCACAACCCCTGCACCCAAACCCCCCccggggggaggtggggggaccCCAGCGTGGGTGGGAGCGGGGGGTGACACCCGTGACTGCAGGGTGACACCTCCAAAACGTCCcctcccccctgtccccaaggtGCCCGGGGGATGCTGCCCCTcggccaccccctcccctccatcacccaccccactgccccccccccgagccccccctttccccctgcctgtccccccccacccccctttcctTCAGCGCTGCACCCCCGGACCTGCCTGTCCCCCACATCCTCCTACACCTTTAGACCTGGGTGTGTCCCCCCAaacccctgcacccccccaaGCCCGCAGCACCCCccctctgcctgtccccccacacccccctgctcccctttgcccccccccacacccctgtcccctgtgtcccctcctgtcccctccatactccccctgtccccccacacccccgtgtccccccgtcCTTCCCAgatcctccctgtccccccacaCCCTTCCTGTCCTCccacccccccgtgtcccccctgtcccctcacaccccccccgtcccccccatattctccctgccctcccacaTCCCCTTGtctccccctgtcccccccatactccccctgtccccccacaACCCCGTGCCCCCCCTACAACTCCCCTGCCCCTCCACATCCCCCttgtccccccgtgtcccccccacgcccctcctgtcccccgtgtcccccccacTGACCTCTCCGCAGCTCCGCTCCCTCCATGGCTGCGCTCGCCTCGGCCCCACCCGCGGTTTGAATCTCCCGCCGCTCACGTGATGACGTCACGTGGTCCCGCGCGAGGGTCGCCGGGAGATGTAGTGCGGAacgaggggggggggagagggcggacacgggggggacacgggggggacacgggggggacacGGAGACACACAGTGCCAGACACCCGGGGACCCCCACACCCCGGGGGTTGGGGTCAGCAGAGGCACCCCCGGGGGCTGCCACGCGGGTGGAGGCTGTGGGGGACCCCAGGGTGTCCCCGGGGAGCATTCACCCTCTGTGCACCCCCACCCGTGCATCGGGCTGCTCCAACCCACAGACCTGACACCCAGCAGACCAGCAGACCAGCAAACCCAGTAAACCCAGTAAACCCAGTAAACCCAGCCCCAGCGCCTACCACCGGCTcccagggacacccaggggcTGGCTCTGTCACCCAGCCCCCACCCGGGACAGCCGGGGGCTGACTGTGTCACCCAGTCCCCACGCGGGACAGTGAAAGGCTGGCTGGGTCACCCAACACCCACCCGGACCAGCCAGGGGCTGGCTGTGTCACCCTCCACGTGGGACAGTGGTGGGGTCGGCTGTGTCTCCCACCACCCACCCGGGACAGCCAGGGGCTGGCTGTGTCACCCACCCCCACGCGGGACAGTGGTCGTGTTGGCCGTGTCACCCCCCGGCTGACAGCCGCACCTCGTTGCCATGGCACCGGGCTCCAAGCCAGCGATGGTGAAACCGGAGCCAGCGGGGCCATCGCGGGCTTTGCCTCCTCCCGCAGGAGGGGACCCGGCTTTGTCCCGCTCCACGCACGACCGTGACCTTTCCTCGCCTCCTGGAAGCTTCACTCCAGCACCAAGCGCCACGTTCCGGCTTCTATCACTCGGGGACGTGGGGGGGGTCCCGCTCCGGGGGGTCTGTGGGGGTTTTCCAGGCCCCCCGAGCCCCTTTGGTGACATTTTGTGGCAGCgctgtccccgtgtccctcctCTCAGCACCTTCCTCATCCACGGAGCAAGCAGTAAGTCCACGCGACCGGGGATTCTGCttcccaaaaaacccacccaaagcCCCACGCGGGaccccccctcttccctccctggcTTTGCAGGGGGCAGGAACCCATCACAGAActtgagctgctgggggggccCCCGTGGGAAGATCTTTGTCCTCCCTGAAACTTTAAACTTAAAACTTCCCTAATTTGGGTACAAGCTCAGATCCAACCGGctttaaaaacaacacaacccGACTGCTGCTGGTGTCAACCCCCCAGGACCCTCCCTGCCTGTTGTGTCTCTCCTGCAGGCAGGACCCTCCCCCTGCCCATGGCTTCGGAGGATGATGCTGCCCCAGGAATGCACCCCGTGGGCCCCACAGCTCCCGTGGACCCCGCAGACCCCAAGATCCCCACAGCCCCCGTGGCCTCTGCAGCCCCTGTGGTTCCTGCAGCCCCTGTaacccccacagcccccacagCCCCCGTGGACCCCGCAGACCCCAAGACCCCTGCAATCCCCGtgttccctgcagcccccgtggcccccacagcccccacagCCCCCGTGGGCCCCACAGCCCCCGtgggccctgcagcccctgtaACCCGTGTGGCCCCCAcagcccccgcagcccccgTGTCCCCGGCAACACCCGTGGCCCCCGTGGACCCTACAGCCCCCGtgggccctgcagcccctgtaACCCCCAtggtccctgcagcccccgTGGGCCCCACAGCCCCCGTGGCCCCGGCAACACCCGTGGCCCCCGTGGACCCTACAGCCCCCgtggctcctgcagcccccacagCCCCCGTGGCCTCTGCAGCCCCCGTGTCTCCTGCAGCCCCCGTgggccccgcagcccccgctgtcaggaagaaaagccagaagaaagagaagaaggcCGAGGCTGGGGAAGATGCTCAGAAAGGAGGAGATGAGGCAGCGGGGTTGGTGGCCAAGATCGAGGGTTTGACCCACGCGGGACACCGGGCGCTGGAGCTGGGCAAGGGGGAGGAGGCAGTGGGGTGCTTCAGGAAGGCGTTTCGGCTCTCGGGGGGCACAGGGAGCCCCCGGGTCCGTAGGGTTTGTGCCTTCAACCTGGGAGCTGCCTATCTGGAGGCCGGGAAACCCAAAAAGGCTCTCGGGTTCCTCCTCCAATCCCAACCCTCGGACGGGGAGAGCGAGAAGTACTCGggggatttttctttcaacatcGGAGCGGCTCACAAAGGACTCCGGGATTTTTCTAAGGCTCTGGAGTATTTTGGCAAAGCCGGTGCCCCCCGTGGCGTGGCAGGGGCTGGCAGCCGAGCGGGGACCTGCGTGTGGATGGGATGCTGCTACCTGGGGCTGCGGGCTCCGGCCCGGGCCGCCCGCTGCTTCTTGGATGCTGCTGGGATTTACGCGGCTGCCGCCAGCCCCGAGGCTGCCGCGGTGGCTCTGAGCAAGGCGAGTGGCTCCATGCTCCAGAGCCGAGGATTCCAGGTGGCCGAAATCGCCGGGGTCCTCGCCCAGTGCCGCTCGCTCTGCGAGAGCCTCCCGGACCCGGCTCTGCAAGGTGAGGAGGGGCAGCACCCGCAGCTCTGGGTGCCcgaagtgtcctggtttgggtcagGAGAAAGGGGGTTTTCTGGCTTGggattttgctttcagctcgGTCTCTTGTAAGGAGCCAGAAGGcgttttattaattattaattattatttaatattataataattgtattattatttattatatatttatagtatttattacattaactagattttaataatttgagaattataattatattaatatattaatataatagattgacattttattaatatattaatgtaataaatcaaaattataaataataattaatattattaattgtaaattaattgtaaattaattGTAAACCTGAAgtgaacagcaagtttctcaggcagtggctgctgctgggactgatttTAGAGTTTTTTATGGATTTTAGGGTTCCCTGTTTAGAGTTCcaggcagagcctggggtgcagaaccagggacactgctgggttctgaggaacattttgtgctccagaaagagaaaaggaataaagaggtgacacctggaaccctcctttagggaggagcagacaagagaaatgaccagaattgaccaaacagaggattccatcccatccacatCAGATTTGGGATAAATTGGAGGGgtcaccagggtcaaaccccttcccttccccttcttcccctctccctctttgcttcagcatcctgggaggattccatcccttcctctgcctctgctcctgatcctttccagcctggatctctgtcttcctgcctccagctcccaactgctcccagaattccagcctggactttcccagggctgccctgcagcctgggtggtgacgtgagagttactgggggagagggggcaggaacctgggatcaattttcctgtagatttgtagagatttggtaatttttcctttttatcattactgttccattaaagctggGTAGTTTCCATCCCATAAATCTCCctctcccttattttttttccttcctttatcaTGGAGGGGGTTTGGATTCACACAGAGCATCACTTACTgggttaattgccagcccagcatcaAACTGGGACACTCaggacccagcacccccaccCAGACTTTCTCCTCCACCCCACAGGGAAACTCTACAACGAGATTGGGCTGGGCTACTCCCAGCTCCACATCTTCTCCCTGGCTGCTGAGAGCTTCGAGAGAGCCCTCGCTCTCTGCAGCCGaaccggaccggaccgggccAGAGAAGCTGCGGTGCTGCAGAACCTGGGTGCTGCCCACAACGCCCTGCACAGCTTCAGCACCGCCCTGGGCTGGCACCGCCGGGCACTGGCACTGCACAGTAGGTCACCCTGGCACCTCTTGCTCCTGGCTTTTCCCTTcctggggggagtgtggatcagctggaaggcaggagggctctgcagagggacctggacagactggagagttgggctgatcccaaggggatgaggttcaacacaacaaccccatggggagttccaggctgggcacagagtggcagaaagggacctgggagtctggattgccaggaagctgaagaggagccagcagtgtgcccaggtggccaagaaggccaatggcatcctgggctggctcaggaacagcgtggccagcaggtccagggaagggattctgcccctgtgctcagccctggggaggccacagcttgagtcctgtgtccagttctgggcccctcagctcaggaaggagattgaggtgctggagcaggtccagagaagagcaaggaggct contains:
- the TTC24 gene encoding tetratricopeptide repeat protein 24: MAPGSKPAMVKPEPAGPSRALPPPAGGDPALSRSTHDRDLSSPPGSFTPAPSATFRLLSLGDVGGVPLRGVCGGFPGPPSPFGDILWQRCPRVPPLSTFLIHGASSRTLPLPMASEDDAAPGMHPVGPTAPVDPADPKIPTAPVASAAPVVPAAPVTPTAPTAPVDPADPKTPAIPVFPAAPVAPTAPTAPVGPTAPVGPAAPVTRVAPTAPAAPVSPATPVAPVDPTAPVGPAAPVTPMVPAAPVGPTAPVAPATPVAPVDPTAPVAPAAPTAPVASAAPVSPAAPVGPAAPAVRKKSQKKEKKAEAGEDAQKGGDEAAGLVAKIEGLTHAGHRALELGKGEEAVGCFRKAFRLSGGTGSPRVRRVCAFNLGAAYLEAGKPKKALGFLLQSQPSDGESEKYSGDFSFNIGAAHKGLRDFSKALEYFGKAGAPRGVAGAGSRAGTCVWMGCCYLGLRAPARAARCFLDAAGIYAAAASPEAAAVALSKASGSMLQSRGFQVAEIAGVLAQCRSLCESLPDPALQGKLYNEIGLGYSQLHIFSLAAESFERALALCSRTGPDRAREAAVLQNLGAAHNALHSFSTALGWHRRALALHSALGNRRAQGQCFGNLAHACSQLRDHEAAAENYLHALQAFRDSGDIQGQWQACEGLGAAHFHLGAPQKAIRYYKEALTLLSHCQDTPRAAREQVVQKLTEAIQHQLCLRGHLSQRGGWDPTPDPSQLEFCSRLPHTSRTGLRQCKV